The sequence below is a genomic window from Eleginops maclovinus isolate JMC-PN-2008 ecotype Puerto Natales chromosome 20, JC_Emac_rtc_rv5, whole genome shotgun sequence.
CCAATGTTGCTACTTGATACctttataaatacagtccatGTTTGAGACACAAGGACAGATTACTCACAGGGAATGATGTGGGACACAAGAttgaaaaataatcacaaacaaATTAATTATGAGGTGAGGCAAGATGactgaaaaatgtgtcaaacatccccaaaaaaataataaataataaaaataaaaataaatgcagaacaattaaaacaaaaggtTTGAAGGCCACTTACCTCTCTGTGCCCAGCAGCCCATTGACCACTctataatgtaaaaaaacattcaagtgATATGACAATGTAAGAAAAAACGAATGCATACAGTTCATGTTGAGAAGTGCACAGAAGAGAGCAGACATGTTGTAGGCGGGGCTGTTAATAAATGCAGTGTGCATGTAAAACACATTGACATTGCTCCAAAGAAGCGTGGTGTAAATGAACACTGAGACTGTGGGACGTGAGGTGTCATAGAGTCAGACCACCAACCGCCACAGTGTGAAGATACAACAGAAACTTTTTAGTTTCATTTCAACTGTCAAACAAACATTCATGATACAAAATATGATGACGATATAATAAAGAGTAATCAATTTATAGAAAATAGCATGAGCATCTTGAATCTCTCCACTAGAGGGCGCTGTAGCAACAGTTCTCTGTTCTAAATCTGATAGTGTGAAAAGATCGGATTTAATACAATTTTcactaaatatttgaaataatttaaaaacaaagtttggcCGAGACACTGTTGACTTTCACATATATTCACATGTTTTCGAATATAAAATCTATGATGATAccccttataataaagtaatcctttgtaaaaaaaattattGGAAATTTGTAAAAAGATCAGCAGGCTCTAATCTCCTAAATGAAGCATTGCGGTATGGTTTAAGAAGATTGCTTTCACATTACTTCCAAAAAAACTACCAGACGGAGAAAAAAGCGACCATAAAAAGAAGCAGAATGAttacaaagaaatgcaaaacaacaGAAGACGCAAAATGTTGCATAACTGCAAAATAACTTTAAACAGCTACTAAGGGAATCTCGAGATGCACAATGACCAGACATTGAAATGTGATCACAAAGAGGCGCAAAACacaagaaatgcaaaaaaaaaaaaaagcaagacaaCTAAGAATATGAGAAAAGTTACTTCAAAGTACATACCAATCTGGGGGTCTTGCTCCCATGTGCTGACAGAGGGTTGGGGGTCCTCTAACATGTCTGAGCCCAGGGTCCTGTTGTCTCATTGTCTCAGTAAGCCGTGACTGTGTGACGAAATGTTACTCTGAAATATCTTAgtttttgataaaaaaagatgatgacAACAGCATTTCGCTTTAGTCCCGTGTGTGTTGGGACAGCACAGGGACTCTTTATTGATACGATCCCACATGAGATTATTTACATTCAAGATGAAAGTGACAGGTGAGCACCTCTGTTCTTTCTTTGTtccctttttcctctttctgctgGAGTAGGACGCATGCTTTGTGTGAGTTTGCAAATGTGTTTCGTTCAGATAACAGTTTAACAATGGCAGGGTTAAAATAGCCCaccaaaggggaaaaaacagcTATTTGCTAATctgcagggaaacacagagaTACACAACCTGATTCAGACCCCCGAGTGAAACCGCAGTCACTCAGTATTTTCAGAATGCAGGGTATCTCTCAATTTAGTCGAATTGGTCCCTTATgatttattacaaaaatatcCACCCATCAATTTTCAATgaaaaaagtaagaaatgtCTACATATAAGATATGAAATACAGTCTCTGTGGTGCTGCACAACCATATTTTAACACATCAGTTTTCATCgcctgtacatgtgtgtgtatgcagagtAAACACACAATTAAACCAATGTGTTGTAGAATAAGGAATCCAGGTTAGCCAAAACCAAGGTGGAAAAGAAAGTCGGAGTGTAATTGAGGACCAAATATGAGGAAGAGAAACACTGAGACAGGCGTGAAACAAACGATGCTGACTCAGCCGAGGGGCTGTTGCTCCAGAAAGGTATAGTGGGTTCATTGTCACTGTAGGTCCTCACTGCTCGCTCTCCTTCAGCTGATCCAGATTGTTTGGTTGTGAACCCTCGTTTAATGTGGCCGCCTGAACCCGGGCAGTCACACCCTGAGAGGAAAATACAACCAATTAAACAGCAGCTGCATTTAGTTtagcatttctctttttttaaatgtgtgacacATTTGGATGGAAACCCTGCTTATACAGTAGTTGACCCCTATCACATCTTGCGTTTAAATCTAGCAATTCtgttttttagaataaaaatattgattattgcAGCTTTATAAACGATGTATAAGTTATACAAATGAGAATTGTTGTGCTTCTCAAATTCTGACACAAAGTACTAGACAAACTTCAAAGTTTAGCGTAGACATAATTTGCACACGATTCTACAGAAATATTATGTTGGAGTTGTCGCATCCATATGGGTGGTTGTAGAAGTCAGACGGATAAGCACCATAGATAAAAAGATGTTTCAGCTTTGTGAGAAACCTGTCTGCAACTTGCGCTTAGAGCAGCATGGAAACAGGCTGAACAAAAAGAGGGACAGCAGGAGGACGAAAGCCATATAAGCAAGTCTTATATGTGATCAAACCATTTCCTCCTCTCGGTGGAAGTCTGACTGAATAGGATAAAACAGCAGGTCAGTCATTTTTCCATGAAGTGCATGACTGAATGACTTGGCTTTAGATTAGATCGACCTGGTTTGTCAAACCTTgcagaaacaacaacaggatATTTGACAAAGGAAACCACAGAGTAATTTCCCCACATCATTAGCAATCATGACAACAAACTGCCTTATGCCGCTGACATAGAGAAATCAGCTCTGTGTGGTCCAAATCCAAaccttttaaagtgtgtgtcctgtggATTATAAAATGTACCTGCATGCTGTGCTGGCTGCAGAATGTCAGGCCATTGGACGTCCCACTGTCGAGACTCGCTTCTGTGCACAGACTGAGCTGCTGATGGGAGGGAAGTGGAAGGAGAGCTGATCGATGGGTTGAAGCACAGGGACTAGAAAACTTAAGAGAGAATGAGAAATCAGAAACAAAGAGGATgtcagaggaggagaaatgtatttaaagactCCAGGGTGTAAACCTAGGTTTTCACGCGGTATCCTGAGAAAGTCTACAACAGTGTATCAAAGGGACAGGTGTGAAATAGATGTATATGGAATACTGGGTGTACACAAAGCTGGCCCAAATCTTCTATCAGAAAGACTGCAGCAATCCAGGGGGTGTCGTTAAccaaactttattgatccacaTGGGTTGGATTAGTAcagttgtgttgttcttttgtgttggtgtgtgtgtgtgtgtgtgtgtgtgtgtgtgtgtgtgtgtggtaagcAGGGAAGTTTGCACAACAGGCGTTAAAACTGAGCGTTGATACAGGTATAATCAGACAGACTGCgtgaaaaaacaatgtgttttttgacaGTAAAGATATGTAAATATCTTTTTTAAGTATGAACCTGAAGAAGAGTATAATATGTCGCCTTTAAAGAACATAAATGCTCCGGGGAAGCATAGCAACACACTCACCACCTTGGAGGCCGGGCTGTGGTGTGGTGGATGCAGAGAGGGCATGGAGGTGTTATGGGACAGCAGGCAGGGCTGCCGTCGTCTGTCCATCGATGCAGAGGAGTGAGGTCGCAGGCCAGATGCTAAAGCAGTCGGAGACCTCATGTTCCTGCCGAGGCTGTTGGACTTGCTCTCCCTGCGTTGGTACTCGATAGGAGACTGAAGGGCTGcagaagacaggaagagatgTCACATTAAATCAAACTATTTCCTCTCTGGTTTTAATGAAGGATCATTGAGCTCTGGTACCATTAAGGAAGTTCCTCTGAGTCTCTAAGATCTGAACCACGTCATCGAGCCAAGCTTGCTTTATTTCCAGAGATGATGCCTGCATGATGAAGCGCGTCACACTGCCGTCAGTCCCACGGGAGGTCAGCACCAGGGAGCATGGATCATTATCAGAGCAATCCTCTACGCCCAAACAACTGACCTGAAGCACACAGGAGACTCTTTttacatgaagaaaaaacactCAACCAAAGATGATTTTAGGATGTTTTAAAACACACGCAccttgatgctgtttttaaaagtgtacCCTGGCAAAGAGAAGCCCTTTTTCTTATCAATAGGCTCACTTAAGATGACCAGCTGCTCAAACAGGAacaccctcctctccttccctctggACGGGAGAGCGCTCTCTGGTTCGATAACAGAGAAAGtgtcctgctgcagcagcttcccCTGAGCCGTGATCTTCCCCTGGAACAGTGATTTTGTCACTAACAGACCTCGGGTCAGCCTGCATATGTGTTTGAGCTGTGATGATGGACAGGAAATAACTCATCCGGCCTCACCTCAAAACCTTGGAGCCTGCCCACGTTCATCATATCATTACAGCGCTTTGGCACGAAACACATCACCTCCACGGCACTCTGATGGAGGAAATGGAGGAGAATTAGTATGTGAAtatctgaataaaacaaaaaatctctGCAAGACATCAAACATCACTCagttaaactaattaaatgtatctgtAATACAACTATAATCAATTATAATGAACTCGTAATGctttaatgataataataaaataataatactatttgTTCTTAAGTAGTCTGTAAAAAGCTAGTTTCTGGTAAGTGCTGTTACCAATCCTTCCTTTATAAAGGTTGtaatgttcagtttttgttaAAAGAGAGGTGTTCACTTCAACAAAGCTGAACTTAACCAAATTCATGCGTGAAGGTAGGATTTATTgtataatcaaaaataaattgtccGCTGACTGTATTACGTCCTGCAATTAACTCTtacctgcagctcctccacatCCCTTCCTGCTTTGCTGTAGTACTTCAGGAAGTCCTGGGGTCAGAGAGTTTATTTAGAGATGTAATGACTTacaaaaagaaagttaaaactacccttataataaaaaacaaaatagaaaattcTTGTGAGTTGTAGAGAGCCTTTATTGTAGTGGCTAAGTGATTATAAATAAGACAACATTGTATTGACTGCCAACAGCTCAGTTTCCTCAGAGATCATGGGAAgacctttttatatgttgttgttgttgtgccaTGCATGCAGGTCATGTTAAACATCCAACCTTCAGGAGAAGCTGATACTTCATAATCCTCTGAACGGGTTTGATGAGCAGATCATTGAGTTGCAGCCTGTGACCCAACTGCTGCCGGAGATCCTGTCAGACGATGACAAAAAAGAGATAATGTTTAAAGTAAAACGTTCCCAAAGAGTTCCAGTAAAATTGACTGCGGTATAAAAGTTTACTCACCTCAAAGAAGGTCTCAATGTACTCCGAGACAACGTGCTCTGATTTGGGTTTGTTCTGACAGTAAACCACATACATGTGAAGACGCCGCTCCTgaaaattaaacaatttaagAGAGAAACAACTCATATAGGGCAGCGACAGAGTACAAACTGACAAACTGACATAGAAGGAATAATCCTCTGCGCTGTTTTGACTCTTACTTTCCTCTCAGTTTCGTTGTGCTCCCATTCTGCTCAAGAGTTTTTGGGGAGTTTCGTTAAACCAGTGCAGGACCTTTGCATCATTAAATAGTTCCAGTGACTGAGGAAGAAAGGTTTAATTTGCTGTGGCTTAATTCCGTGTGCCACTGCTTGAAGCGGAAAGAGAAGCTGAGCTTAAAAGCTGAGCCAAATCAAAATATTTCCCCCATTATTCtccaaaaggttttttttcttttgtaacaaTACTATTGACTGATGCTGATATGTACCCTTTCCAATAACACATAATCATTACCCTAGACGTTCTTCATGGTTTCTGCATTGAATCCATGTGTTCAGTGTCTTTGAATTCAGCAGcaattctgtgtttgtgtttgttaatcCATTGGAAATTCAATTTGCGGAGAGTTGTTTCCACTTTGATATTAAATAGGTTTCACATAGTTCAGTGTTAAACAACCACATATGGAAAACATTGAGGTGGTTGTGAATATCTTTTATAGAGCTCTGAGATCTGTAATTCCAGCTCATTTTCACACAGGGAGCCTTCTCTGAGGAGCATCTTTAATACTGTGAGCTTTGAGAGCTGATGAGTGCAAGACTGTTTATTCTGCAGCTGCACCTGCACACAAACTGATCTGCAGGATGAAGACACATCTGGATGGCCGGGGGCCAAGcttcacacacagtcagatcTCTGATCTGTGCAATGGCCTTCAGCCaaattgaaaacacacagagagacgagaaaataaactttttgtccacacacactaacacactgaTCTGTAGACTCACATGTTTGATGAAGAGCTTGGCCAAGCTGTCGGGATCCCCCACACATTTCTCCAGCTCTCCCAGGAAATAACTGTGTGACATGAAGCAGAAACGGTGAAtttatcatacacacacactcacacagccacCATGAAACATAATGAACTCCGGAAAAATATGTGTAATCTCTAAGTGATTGTACAAATTCAGAAGAACTAACAGGGAAGGACAGAACAGTCTCTGACTCACTCTTTATGCCAGTCGTAGATCTGATGGATGTTTCCAAACACAATCCTGTCCTTCCCTTTCAGGTCCTCTGGGACTCCCTGATTAGCCATGCTGCCCATGTAGccctaaacacacacgcacatgcacgcacacacacacacacacacacacacacacacacacacacacacacacacacacac
It includes:
- the arhgef25b gene encoding rho guanine nucleotide exchange factor 25 isoform X1; the protein is MRGGQHQRGCGCQHLFRKLLGKCGCCFVRVRAESYSVAGSTGSITPSVGPVPLQASGSSSPCSHSSSAGSRHPVSALKKWLTNPVRKLSSDARAGVGKVEKQMCRSDSRQPPSLLSHSEAQQRPLEPHDSYTILPCADTLVWKDGLLSPAAPSPTEPTCPSCLADLLQAGDKQTLSQRSSMNSLQGEDGGTVTDDSSSQWSAAVDSEEERNIALEKSIYVLTELIETERLYVEDLGLIVQGYMGSMANQGVPEDLKGKDRIVFGNIHQIYDWHKDYFLGELEKCVGDPDSLAKLFIKHERRLHMYVVYCQNKPKSEHVVSEYIETFFEDLRQQLGHRLQLNDLLIKPVQRIMKYQLLLKDFLKYYSKAGRDVEELQSAVEVMCFVPKRCNDMMNVGRLQGFEGKITAQGKLLQQDTFSVIEPESALPSRGKERRVFLFEQLVILSEPIDKKKGFSLPGYTFKNSIKVSCLGVEDCSDNDPCSLVLTSRGTDGSVTRFIMQASSLEIKQAWLDDVVQILETQRNFLNALQSPIEYQRRESKSNSLGRNMRSPTALASGLRPHSSASMDRRRQPCLLSHNTSMPSLHPPHHSPASKVFSSPCASTHRSALLPLPSHQQLSLCTEASLDSGTSNGLTFCSQHSMQGVTARVQAATLNEGSQPNNLDQLKESEQ
- the arhgef25b gene encoding rho guanine nucleotide exchange factor 25 isoform X2 gives rise to the protein MRGGQHQRGCGCQHLFRKLLGKCGCCFVRVRESYSVAGSTGSITPSVGPVPLQASGSSSPCSHSSSAGSRHPVSALKKWLTNPVRKLSSDARAGVGKVEKQMCRSDSRQPPSLLSHSEAQQRPLEPHDSYTILPCADTLVWKDGLLSPAAPSPTEPTCPSCLADLLQAGDKQTLSQRSSMNSLQGEDGGTVTDDSSSQWSAAVDSEEERNIALEKSIYVLTELIETERLYVEDLGLIVQGYMGSMANQGVPEDLKGKDRIVFGNIHQIYDWHKDYFLGELEKCVGDPDSLAKLFIKHERRLHMYVVYCQNKPKSEHVVSEYIETFFEDLRQQLGHRLQLNDLLIKPVQRIMKYQLLLKDFLKYYSKAGRDVEELQSAVEVMCFVPKRCNDMMNVGRLQGFEGKITAQGKLLQQDTFSVIEPESALPSRGKERRVFLFEQLVILSEPIDKKKGFSLPGYTFKNSIKVSCLGVEDCSDNDPCSLVLTSRGTDGSVTRFIMQASSLEIKQAWLDDVVQILETQRNFLNALQSPIEYQRRESKSNSLGRNMRSPTALASGLRPHSSASMDRRRQPCLLSHNTSMPSLHPPHHSPASKVFSSPCASTHRSALLPLPSHQQLSLCTEASLDSGTSNGLTFCSQHSMQGVTARVQAATLNEGSQPNNLDQLKESEQ